From the genome of Paracidovorax avenae:
GTAGCCCTGCGCAAGGTAGTCGTCGGGTTCCAGCTGCGCGACCGATGCGGTGACCTCGATGGCCGTCTGCTCATAGCCGATCGTGGTTTCCAGCGGCGAATGGTCGGCGCCGATCAGCCAGTTGATCGTCGTGGCCTGGTGCTGCTCCACGCGCATGAGCTGCGCGATCTCCACGCGCGCATCGGCGTGCATGCGCAGCAGGACCTGCTTGGTGCGCAGCGCATCGAGCTCGACGCCGTTCATGAGAATGGCGCGCACGCGCGTGAAGGCATCATCGTCGAGCTTGCGGATGGGCTTGCCCACCATGTCCTTCCAGCTCAGGCGCTGGCGCTCCAGGGCGGTGCCCTTGTCCTGGAAAAGATGGATCGTCATGGGTTGTCCTTTCGGAAATAAGGCCGGGGAAGAAGACGCGGGGAAGATGGGGGATGTGCTCGCTCACACCGCATTGCTGGGCAGCGGGCCGGAAACCACGAGGGCCTGCAGCCAGGCCTGCACGGTGATCAGGTGCCGCTGTTCCTCGGTGAGCGCCTGCGCGAATTCGCTGATCAGGTCCGTCTCCCCGGCCTGCTCCGCCAGCTGTATCAACAGTTCCCATCCCGCGTTGTCGGTGAGCTCCGCGGTCAGCATGGCCGACAGCGCCTGCGCCAGCGTCGTGCGCGGATCCGACACCACCTGAATCAATCCCATCGACGCGGTGGCGACCACGTCCGCGCACGGCGTCTGCGCCGTAGGGTCGCCGCCGAGCTGCCGCATGGCATCGCACAGCATCTGGAAGTGCTGCAGTTCTTCTGCGCGGATGCGCTGCAGCGTCGCCAGGGCCGAGGCGTCCGCCTGCAGCGCTACGTCGTCCGTGCCGGCACCCGCCGCCGTCACAGCGTCCGCCGGCGTGGGGATCTTCGCGCCGGCATTCACGGCAGCCTGGTACTTCACCATCAGCGCGTCGTAGAGCCGCGTGCCGCCGCGCTCGAAGGCGATGCGTTCGCCGATCTTGTCCAGCAGGATCTCCGGATGCTCGCCCATGAGCTTGCTCACGCCCGTGCGCACCATGCCGCCCAGCGACGTGGGCGGCGGCACCGTGCCGAGCGGCCCGGCCTCCTGCGCATACAGCAGGCGGACTTCCCTGGCCTGCGACAGATCGATGGGGCCGGGCGGCGAGTACCGCTCGACGGCATCCTCCATCGCCTGCGCGCCGGCCGGCGACGCCGACGCGCCCGTGCGATTCATACCCGTGGTGGTGGCTTCCATGAAAACTCCTTGCGTAGCGTGCTGTTCATCGTTGGGGAAAGCGAGCGATCCATGATTCGCACCCGCTCCGGCACGCCGCGTAGGAAGCCGCGCAGGATACGGCCCGCGTTACACCAGGGCCGCGTTGCGGTGCTGAACCCGCTGGCGAGGTTTTGCAAGCATTGCCGCAAATCCGGCACGGCGTGAAGAAATGACGCGCCACACGCCGCCATTCGCGGCAGCACGGTGATGCGACGCGCCGCAGCAACCGGAGCATGCAGCGCGGCAAAACCGTTTGTTTCGTTTCCATGCAACCGGGGCCACTTCCCTCGGCGCATCCGTAACCGGCCATGGCCATGCAGCCCCGCAAGCCCCTCAATGCCGGGCTGCCGACGCGGCGGATGGCATGTCCGTTGCCCCTGCCTCATCGACGGCGCTGCACTGCGCGGTCACATCCGACTCACCATTCGTAATGTTCCAAAGGAGAAATCACATGGCATCGAATCAAGGCAATCAAGGCAACAACCAGGGCAACCAGGGTGGCGGTTCCGGCCGCGGATTTGCCGGTATGGACCCTGACCGCCAACGCGAAATCGCGGCAGAAGGCGGCCGTGCAGCGCACGCGAGCGGCAATGCCCACGAGTTCAGCTCCGAGGAAGCACGCCGCGCCGGCAGCATGAGCCACGGTGGCAGCGGCAACAACAACCAGCAAAACAGCAGTGGCGGCAGCCAGAACAGTGGCAGCCAGAACAGCGGCGGCACGCGCGGCGGCAGCAGCGAACAACATGCGCAGGCCGGCCGCCAAAGCCACAAGAACGACCGCTGAGCGGCACGCCAGGCCGGCTGCAGGCCGGGCCCACGCACCAAAGGCCAACCAGGGACGCCCGGTTGGCCTTTTTTCGTGGACACAGCCGCGGCCCGCATGCACGTCCGCCGCAGCCTACGGCGCCACGGCATACATGCCGACGCGGCCGGCCCCGCTCGTCACCTAAGGTGGCTCTTTCGCTTGTCCAGCCAAGGAAGACCACGCCATGCAGAACGAACACCTTCGCCAGTCCGTGCGCCACCTGCTCGACTACGACGACAGCCGCGCCAGCGCGCCGAATGAACACACCGCCGCGGCCATCGCCGGCGCAGGCCTGCTTTTCTGGGCCCTGGTGTCCCGCAGCCGTACCCGCGCCGTGCTGCATGCCGCCATCGGCGGCGCCTTGTTGCTTCGTTCCGCCGGGGGCCGTGACGGCCTGCGGCGCTGGAGCCGCCAGCCCGCAGAGCAGTCGCCCAAGACGGAAGCGTCTGCAGCGCCCTCCTTCGCCGACCTGCCGATGTGACCCTGCGCTCCTGTCAATCCTGCGGCGTCGATAAGTGGATGCCCAGGCCGGACGCTCCGGGCAGGATGTCATCGCGCAACGTCAGCGAGGGAATGCGGTAGTCCCCGGCGTTCTGCCGCCGGAAGGCGATCGGGTCTTCGGTGAAAAGCCCGTCCAGCCGCCGGCCCAGCGCGTCGCAGGTGCGTGCGAAACCTGCTTTGTCGATCCGGCCCGTGCGGTAGATCACATGCGGCGGCAGCACCTGGAACCCCGGATAGAACAGGATGCCGTGCTGGATCGGGAACAGCAGGTCATCGATCGGCCCGTTGATGCCGCGCGGGCCGTAATGGGATTCCCATCCTCCGACCGTCACCACCAGCATCGCGCGCTTGCCGGCCAGGGTGCCCTCGCCATAGCGGTCGCCCCAGTGGGTATCCGAATGCTCGCCGACGCCATAGGCGAAGCCACAGGCATAGACGCGGTCCACCCAGCCCTTGAGAAGTGCCGGCATGCCGAACCACCAGAGGGGAAACTGCAGGATCAAGGCATCGGCCCGGAGCAGCTTTTCCTGCTCCTGCGCGATGTCGCTGCTTTGCGTTCCGCGCTCGAAAGCGCGCAGGGAGTGCTCCGTTGCCAGAAAGCGCTCCCCGGCCGGCGCGGCGGAATCGTCTTCTGCATCGAGGCCGGCCTTCCAGCGCATGGCGTACAGATCGGATACCTGGACATCATGGCCTGACTGCTGCAAGCGCTGGAGCGAGAAATCCTTGAGTGCCCCGTTCAGGGAGCGCGGTTCGGGATGGGCATGGACAAGAAGAATGTTCATGGCGCAACGATAGGTCTGCGCAAGGTATATTGGAAATGAATTCTATGGATTCCTGGTATTTGCATGACGAATTCCCTGCGGCAGCTGGATCTCAACCTGCTGGTCACCCTCGACGCCTTGCTGGTCGAGCACAACGTCACCCGGGCCGCCGAACGGCTGCACCTGTCGCAGCCTGCCGTGAGCCTGCAACTGGCCCGGCTGCGGGAGTTCTTCGCGGATCCTCTGCTGATTCCCGGCACGCGCGGCATGCGGCCGACCGCACGTGCCGAAGAGCTGCGCGAGCCCCTGCGGAATGCCCTGTCCGCCCTGGCCCAGGCGGTGGTGCCTTCAGGGCCCTTCGATCCTGCGCCGTCCCGCCAGACATGGCGCGTGGC
Proteins encoded in this window:
- a CDS encoding ferritin-like domain-containing protein yields the protein MEATTTGMNRTGASASPAGAQAMEDAVERYSPPGPIDLSQAREVRLLYAQEAGPLGTVPPPTSLGGMVRTGVSKLMGEHPEILLDKIGERIAFERGGTRLYDALMVKYQAAVNAGAKIPTPADAVTAAGAGTDDVALQADASALATLQRIRAEELQHFQMLCDAMRQLGGDPTAQTPCADVVATASMGLIQVVSDPRTTLAQALSAMLTAELTDNAGWELLIQLAEQAGETDLISEFAQALTEEQRHLITVQAWLQALVVSGPLPSNAV
- a CDS encoding KGG domain-containing protein encodes the protein MASNQGNQGNNQGNQGGGSGRGFAGMDPDRQREIAAEGGRAAHASGNAHEFSSEEARRAGSMSHGGSGNNNQQNSSGGSQNSGSQNSGGTRGGSSEQHAQAGRQSHKNDR
- a CDS encoding NAD(P)H-dependent oxidoreductase, which gives rise to MNILLVHAHPEPRSLNGALKDFSLQRLQQSGHDVQVSDLYAMRWKAGLDAEDDSAAPAGERFLATEHSLRAFERGTQSSDIAQEQEKLLRADALILQFPLWWFGMPALLKGWVDRVYACGFAYGVGEHSDTHWGDRYGEGTLAGKRAMLVVTVGGWESHYGPRGINGPIDDLLFPIQHGILFYPGFQVLPPHVIYRTGRIDKAGFARTCDALGRRLDGLFTEDPIAFRRQNAGDYRIPSLTLRDDILPGASGLGIHLSTPQD